Part of the Candidatus Diapherotrites archaeon genome is shown below.
GGTTCAAATCCCGGCGGGGGCGTGGGCTTTGGGACATAATTTTAGTGTGTTTTTAGGTTAGGATAACGATGTAGGCTCTTTTTCCAATATATTTTTTGGGAACGTCTGCTTTTGCTGATGTTCCGAATGGCGTTATGGTTCTTTCTAGTA
Proteins encoded:
- a CDS encoding DUF2080 family transposase-associated protein, whose product is MTPFGTSAKADVPKKYIGKRAYIVILT